One Verrucomicrobiia bacterium DNA window includes the following coding sequences:
- a CDS encoding PH domain-containing protein, with protein MPDKPTIPVKFYRPHRDWWVYLFSFLFVAIFLGGVPLVLWQADIAVWQRACMAGVALLLVISTIDKVYFTVYELGEEALVIHSQLRRAAIPYRDMQEISPTGFKALFSTKRRKRFAFSRHNMTIKVTNAYWDEISVSPYNVSSFLDHLLSKIDHERSRRATVSRKK; from the coding sequence ATGCCGGATAAGCCAACCATTCCCGTCAAGTTCTACCGCCCACACCGCGACTGGTGGGTATACCTTTTCTCTTTTTTGTTTGTAGCAATTTTCCTTGGTGGAGTCCCGCTTGTCCTTTGGCAGGCGGACATTGCGGTATGGCAGCGAGCCTGTATGGCGGGAGTTGCACTCCTGCTCGTTATTAGTACTATCGATAAAGTGTACTTTACGGTGTATGAGCTGGGTGAGGAGGCGTTGGTGATCCACAGTCAGTTGCGACGGGCCGCCATCCCATACCGGGATATGCAGGAAATTTCTCCCACAGGGTTTAAGGCACTCTTTTCCACCAAGCGACGGAAGCGGTTTGCCTTTTCTCGTCATAACATGACCATAAAGGTGACTAATGCATACTGGGACGAAATCTCGGTGAGCCCGTACAACGTCAGTAGTTTCCTTGACCACCTTCTCAGTAAAATAGACCATGAGCGTTCCCGTAGGGCAACGGTGAGCCGGAAGAAATAA